The following coding sequences lie in one Benincasa hispida cultivar B227 unplaced genomic scaffold, ASM972705v1 Contig548, whole genome shotgun sequence genomic window:
- the LOC120069686 gene encoding EID1-like F-box protein 2, which translates to MILTKQYRCVHSASCLCTKGHLSEDAVFLVFQHLNWNPKLIATLSCACKWFDDLAKRVLWKEFCRTRAPKMMLDLQSSGSHSVDGNWRALGKLLIYCSGCKKGGLFNNIQIPGHFVYRTRFSRTSGKSFLMPQCRTDILYVSDPCEHLDQGEEGDIGFFRGIFKSFSMSKVRKMLIKRGAELHPTEVCPYCKAKLWSMLQAKMIPQSASCRLGAYEDCIDYYVCLNGHMLGICTLLPLSDSEETSELE; encoded by the coding sequence ATGATTCTAACAAAGCAATACCGGTGTGTGCATTCAGCAAGCTGCCTGTGCACCAAGGGGCACCTTAGTGAGGATGCAGTATTCCTAGTTTTCCAGCATTTGAATTGGAATCCGAAGTTGATTGCTACTCTCTCCTGTGCATGCAAATGGTTTGACGATCTCGCCAAGCGAGTGCTATGGAAGGAGTTTTGCAGGACCAGAGCCCCGAAAATGATGCTGGATCTGCAGTCTAGCGGGAGTCACAGTGTGGATGGGAACTGGAGGGCTCTTGGGAAGCTGCTTATTTATTGCTCAGGATGTAAGAAGGGTGGTCTCTTCAATAACATCCAAATTCCTGGTCATTTTGTTTATAGAACCCGATTTTCTAGGACATCAGGCAAGAGTTTTCTTATGCCACAATGCAGAACAGATATTTTATATGTATCTGATCCTTGTGAACATCTCGACCAAGGGGAAGAAGGGGATATTGGTTTCTTCAGGGGTATTTTTAAGTCTTTTTCGATGTCGAAGGTTAGGAAAATGCTGATAAAGAGAGGAGCAGAACTTCATCCGACGGAGGTGTGCCCTTATTGTAAGGCCAAGCTATGGAGCATGCTACAAGCTAAAATGATACCACAGAGTGCCAGCTGTAGATTGGGCGCTTATGAGGATTGTATTGACTACTATGTCTGCCTCAATGGACATATGCTTGGTATTTGCACTCTGTTACCCTTGTCGGATTCTGAGGAGACATCTGAGTTGGAGTGA